From a single Rutidosis leptorrhynchoides isolate AG116_Rl617_1_P2 chromosome 5, CSIRO_AGI_Rlap_v1, whole genome shotgun sequence genomic region:
- the LOC139848017 gene encoding uncharacterized protein, which produces MVSSNLECFLESTTPVVPSQFLSKSEIMNLNRLWHPREKENVEYFTLSDVWNCFDEWSAYGAGVPITVDDDGDDDDDDDDETIIQYYVPYLSAIQIFTSNSSFNYLREETDSETRDSFSDTFSDESECEKLSRWDGCSSDEGVFDHDTPFHLNDRLGHLYFQYFDRSTPYGRVPLMDKVCTLSKKFPGLMSLRSVDLSPATWMAVAWYPIYHIPMGRTIKDLSTCFLTYHTLSSSFQDMDIEDAKNGFSNTNRKEEEGIRLPPFGLATYKMQGDVWVSSTKDQEKLASLVSIADSWLRQLGVQHHDFNHFTGHRRG; this is translated from the exons ATGGTTTCATCAAACCTTGAATGCTTTCTGGAATCCACCACTCCTGTTGTTCCTTCTCAATTTCTATCAAAG AGTGAGATAATGAACTTAAACAGATTATGGCATCCACGTGAAAAAGAAAATGTGGAATACTTTACATTAAGTGATGTATGGAATTGTTTTGACGAATGGAGTGCTTACGGCGCCGGAGTTCCGATCACCGTCGACGACgacggtgatgatgatgatgatgatgatgatgaaactatTATTCAGTATTATGTACCTTATCTATCTGCCATTCAAATCTTTACTAGCAATTCTTCTTTCAACTatttaag GGAAGAAACTGATTCTGAAACGAGAGATTCGTTTAGTGATACATTTAGTGACGAGAGTGAGTGTGAGAAGTTGTCAAGATGGGACGGATGTTCATCGGATGAAGGTGTGTTTGATCATGACACACCATTTCACTTGAACGATCGATTGGGTCATTTATACTTTCAATACTTTGATAGATCAACTCCTTATGGGCGAGTTCCTCTTATGGAtaag GTTTGCACATTATCTAAAAAATTCCCTGGATTAATGTCTTTACGAAGTGTTGATCTTTCGCCAGCTACTTGGATGGCAGTTGCTTG GTACCCAATATATCACATTCCAATGGGAAGGACAATAAAAGACTTGTCGACATGTTTCTTGACATATCATACCCTCTCGTCATCATTTCAAG ATATGGATATTGAAGACGCCAAAAATGGATTCTCAAATACAAATAGAAAAGAAGAGGAAGGAATCCGTCTTCCGCCATTTGGATTGGCGACTTACAAAATGCAAGGGGACGTGTGGGTCTCGAGTACGAAGGACCAAGAGAAGCTAGCTTCACTTGTGAGCATTGCTGATTCTTGGTTGAGACAATTAGGTGTTCAACACCATGATTTTAACCACTTTACAGGCCATCGTCGCGGTTAA